The Syngnathus typhle isolate RoL2023-S1 ecotype Sweden linkage group LG11, RoL_Styp_1.0, whole genome shotgun sequence genome contains a region encoding:
- the LOC133162338 gene encoding transmembrane protein 88: MCGTDVDLDDGGSLEEEKDEDLWLDERVKMLPPPVAHSGGSAWGTKRGRAGCVVCGVVLVLWNICVLLAGAVLLTLVFSLVLLPAVVLLYAGFLCHSRILGSSSAICNYLDDNSCSALIILGFVMMSPLVVLAAALFCGLLRRFRLLLLIQPISRAWYRGRLMDWVGSVHAWV, translated from the exons ATGTGTGGCACTGATGTTGACCTGGATGATGGAGGCTCACTTGAAGAGGAGAAGGATGAAGACTTGTGGCTGGATGAACGAGTGAAGATGCTGCCCCCTCCCGTGGCCCACAGCGGGGGTTCCGCGTGGGGCACCAAAAGAGGCAGGGCGGGCTGCGTGGTCTGTGGGGTGGTTCTGGTTCTTTGGAACATATGTGTGCTCCTGGCTGGTGCTGTGCTCCTGACGCTGGTCTTCTCCTTGGTGCTGCTGCCCGCAGTGGTGCTGCTCTATGCTGGATTCCTGTGCCATTCCAGG ATCCTGGGCAGCTCGTCGGCCATCTGCAATTACCTTGACGACAACAGTTGCTCTGCCCTCATCATCCTGGGCTTTGTGATGATGTCACCGCTCGTGGTGCTTGCGGCGGCACTTTTCTGTGGTCTCCTGCGAAGGTTTCGACTCCTGCTTCTCATTCAGCCAATCAGTCGCGCATGGTACAGAGGGAGGTTGATGGACTGGGTGGGCAGCGTTCACGCTTGGGTCTGA